The DNA segment GGTGCAGACAGATTCAACATCCGCAAGAGATCCGGCCGCTTGATCACAAATTTGCGTTTCTCGATGTCGATCAGTCCGTCTTCTTTCCACTGTTTCAGGATTTTGTATACGGTGATTCGGGTTAAACCGGTGCAGTTCGCCAGGTCCTGTTGGGTGAGGGGGACTTCATAGTTTTTAAAGTCATTGCAGATGTTGAGAAGGAGTGCGGCGATCTGCTCTTCTGAAGAAAGTGCTTTCATGTTAATCGCATAAAGAAGAATCCGCATTTTTTGATTGACGGTTTGTGCAAACAGGGCAAGTAATTCCGGTTGGTCATTCATCAGTTTCGCAAACTGTTCGCAGGAGAAATGATAGACCACCGAGTCTTTGACGGCGATTGCGGTAGTAAAGTGCGTTTGTCGGTCCATGATTTGAATGCCCAGCAGTTGGCCGGGAACCACGATGTTCAACAATCGGGTGTTTCCTTTTACCGTGGAGGTGACGATTTTCACCAAGCCCTTGTGCAGGTAATAAAACCCGTCTCCCAGGCTGCCCTCGTTGTAGATGACAGATTTTCCTTTTACAAATTGCCTCTTCCCGTACTTCAGAAACATCTCCCACTTCAGATCGGTTTCAAACGGGGATACCATATCGAACACTCCCTCAAAGAATTAATGTTTTCTTCGTTTTTCTCGCCATTACGCATGTTTTCATCTTTCACGAACGAAGCGCTTGAGGATAATATTTGACGAAAAGTGAATATTTGGGATCGACCCGTTGGCGGGAACAGAGATGTTGGTCACCTCGTTTTTAAAAGCCATATGGTCGCATATGGATCTCCACATGT comes from the Effusibacillus pohliae DSM 22757 genome and includes:
- a CDS encoding Crp/Fnr family transcriptional regulator produces the protein MVSPFETDLKWEMFLKYGKRQFVKGKSVIYNEGSLGDGFYYLHKGLVKIVTSTVKGNTRLLNIVVPGQLLGIQIMDRQTHFTTAIAVKDSVVYHFSCEQFAKLMNDQPELLALFAQTVNQKMRILLYAINMKALSSEEQIAALLLNICNDFKNYEVPLTQQDLANCTGLTRITVYKILKQWKEDGLIDIEKRKFVIKRPDLLRMLNLSAPTAKIV